The following proteins are co-located in the Streptomyces sp. NBC_00435 genome:
- a CDS encoding urease subunit gamma: MNLAPREMDKLWIYVVADLARKRRDRGVKLNYSEACALISEGILEGARDGRTVAECMELGKQVVSGADVMAGVREMLPLLQVEAAFVDGTKLVSCHDPVGA; the protein is encoded by the coding sequence ATGAATCTCGCTCCCCGTGAGATGGACAAGCTCTGGATCTACGTCGTGGCCGACCTGGCCCGCAAGCGGCGGGACCGGGGCGTCAAACTGAACTACAGCGAGGCCTGCGCGCTCATCAGCGAGGGCATCCTCGAAGGCGCGCGTGACGGCAGGACCGTCGCCGAGTGCATGGAGCTCGGAAAGCAGGTCGTCTCCGGCGCCGATGTCATGGCCGGCGTACGGGAGATGCTGCCGCTGCTCCAGGTCGAGGCGGCCTTCGTGGACGGCACCAAGCTCGTGTCCTGCCACGACCCCGTCGGCGCCTGA
- a CDS encoding tellurite resistance/C4-dicarboxylate transporter family protein, whose product MRVFAGARWWAELSPAAGAAVMAAGILSVGLRLIGQGALSIVALAVSGALWLVLAADFTARLLGDRGRFRAEADTPAALTAVAATTVLGARLCVLGWQAAAFALLVLAAALWPGLLIAVLRHWGRRMPGAAFLVCVATQGLAVLAGALSTATGREWLGRAALAAFCLGLLLYAQALVRFDFREVVSGAGDHWVAGGALSITALAGSGLTASPLWTGPVHTGLRTVTLATLGLSLAWYAVLLAAEAVRPRPRYDIRRWSSVFPLGMTATACLSAAAPTGVPWLRPLGTVLLWVAVGACVLTCAAFLADRESRQRR is encoded by the coding sequence GTGCGAGTCTTCGCGGGTGCCCGATGGTGGGCCGAGCTGTCCCCGGCTGCCGGCGCCGCCGTCATGGCCGCCGGGATCCTCTCGGTCGGCCTGCGCCTCATCGGCCAGGGCGCGCTGTCGATCGTCGCACTGGCCGTCTCCGGGGCCCTGTGGCTCGTACTCGCCGCCGATTTCACGGCCCGGCTGCTGGGCGACCGCGGCCGGTTCCGCGCCGAGGCCGACACCCCGGCGGCCCTCACCGCCGTGGCCGCCACGACCGTCCTCGGCGCCCGGCTCTGCGTCCTCGGGTGGCAGGCCGCGGCCTTCGCGCTGCTCGTCCTGGCCGCCGCGCTCTGGCCCGGACTGCTGATCGCCGTACTGCGGCACTGGGGGCGCCGGATGCCCGGCGCGGCCTTCCTCGTCTGCGTGGCCACCCAGGGGCTCGCGGTCCTGGCGGGCGCACTGTCCACCGCCACCGGCCGCGAGTGGCTCGGCCGGGCCGCGCTGGCCGCCTTCTGCCTGGGCCTGCTGCTCTACGCGCAGGCCCTCGTGCGCTTCGACTTCCGCGAGGTGGTATCGGGCGCGGGCGACCACTGGGTGGCCGGCGGGGCGCTCTCCATCACCGCCCTCGCCGGATCCGGACTGACGGCGTCACCCCTGTGGACGGGGCCGGTGCACACGGGGCTGCGCACCGTCACGCTGGCGACGCTCGGCCTCTCCCTCGCCTGGTACGCCGTGCTCCTCGCCGCCGAAGCGGTCCGCCCGCGCCCGCGCTACGACATCCGGCGCTGGTCGAGCGTCTTCCCGCTCGGCATGACGGCGACGGCCTGCCTCTCCGCGGCGGCCCCGACCGGCGTGCCCTGGCTGCGCCCGCTCGGCACGGTGCTGCTCTGGGTGGCGGTCGGCGCATGCGTGCTGACCTGCGCGGCCTTCCTCGCGGACCGCGAATCCCGGCAACGGAGGTGA
- a CDS encoding urea transporter produces MQAVATEPARQAPAQPASFVQEVLRGVAQVDFMPSAITGIFFLAALAAAGWQYALYGLLGAAVGTGTAYAFAIDREIVSAGLRGFNGTLVSLGFAVFLGWKHLSTLLLAIGGSITVVVVTSALATILGTWNIPTFTAPFCIIASVMTIAAPSFSRVWHTGPDLAALPESANGTTTLDWDQLWHAFFANVGQIFFMPQWYVGLIFLAGIFVASRVAGVMACVGSLTAILVAWAMGSPAEGVAQGLMGYSSVLVAMALCGVFVVRSGWSFSFAVLGAAAATGLTAAMTAFFAPFGGHTFTWPFVLTTLVFVAAVPQIPRLQRT; encoded by the coding sequence ATGCAGGCCGTGGCAACGGAGCCCGCACGACAGGCTCCCGCTCAACCCGCGAGCTTTGTCCAAGAAGTCCTGCGGGGCGTCGCCCAGGTCGATTTCATGCCGAGTGCGATCACGGGCATCTTCTTCCTCGCGGCTCTCGCCGCCGCCGGCTGGCAGTACGCCCTCTACGGACTCCTGGGCGCCGCCGTCGGCACCGGCACCGCCTACGCGTTCGCCATCGACCGTGAGATCGTCTCGGCCGGACTGCGCGGCTTCAACGGCACGCTCGTCTCGCTCGGTTTCGCCGTATTCCTCGGGTGGAAGCACCTCTCGACCCTGCTGCTGGCGATCGGCGGCAGCATCACCGTCGTGGTCGTCACCTCGGCGCTCGCCACGATCCTCGGCACGTGGAACATCCCCACGTTCACGGCGCCGTTCTGCATCATCGCGAGCGTCATGACCATCGCGGCACCCAGCTTCTCCCGGGTGTGGCACACGGGCCCCGATCTGGCGGCGCTGCCCGAGTCCGCCAACGGAACCACCACGTTGGACTGGGACCAGCTCTGGCACGCCTTCTTCGCCAACGTCGGGCAGATCTTCTTCATGCCGCAGTGGTACGTCGGCCTGATCTTCCTCGCCGGGATCTTCGTGGCCAGCCGGGTCGCCGGAGTGATGGCCTGCGTCGGCAGCCTCACGGCCATCCTCGTCGCCTGGGCGATGGGTTCACCGGCCGAAGGGGTCGCGCAGGGGCTCATGGGCTACAGCAGCGTGCTCGTCGCGATGGCACTGTGCGGGGTCTTCGTCGTCCGGTCCGGCTGGAGCTTCTCCTTCGCCGTCCTGGGCGCCGCCGCCGCGACCGGGCTGACGGCCGCCATGACCGCGTTCTTCGCGCCGTTCGGCGGCCACACCTTCACCTGGCCGTTCGTCCTGACCACGCTCGTCTTCGTGGCGGCCGTGCCGCAGATCCCCCGGCTGCAACGGACCTGA
- the ureG gene encoding urease accessory protein UreG, translated as MNVDNVLRVGVGGPVGSGKTALIEALVPVLIERGHRPAVITNDIYTQEDAHHVRRTLAGLLDPERVVGVETGACPHTAVRDDPTMNLAAGAEMLERFPDVDTLLYESGGDNLTLTFSPVLVDLFLFVLDTAEGEKMPRKRGPGITESDLLVINKIDIAQYVRADLGVMERDAHHVREGRPVVLTNCLTGQGLEEIATFIESFRRVPA; from the coding sequence ATGAACGTGGACAACGTCCTGCGCGTCGGCGTCGGCGGCCCCGTCGGCTCCGGCAAGACGGCGCTGATCGAGGCCCTGGTGCCGGTGCTCATCGAGCGCGGCCACCGGCCCGCCGTGATCACCAACGACATCTACACGCAGGAGGACGCCCACCACGTCCGCCGCACCCTGGCCGGACTGCTCGACCCCGAGCGGGTCGTGGGCGTGGAGACGGGCGCGTGCCCGCACACCGCCGTGCGCGACGACCCGACGATGAACCTCGCCGCGGGCGCCGAGATGCTGGAGCGCTTCCCCGATGTCGACACCCTGCTCTACGAGTCGGGCGGCGACAACCTCACGCTGACCTTCAGCCCGGTCCTGGTCGACCTCTTCCTCTTCGTCCTGGACACCGCCGAGGGCGAGAAGATGCCCCGCAAGCGCGGCCCGGGCATCACCGAGTCCGACCTGCTGGTGATCAACAAGATCGACATCGCCCAGTACGTGCGCGCCGACCTCGGGGTGATGGAGCGCGACGCCCACCACGTGCGCGAGGGCCGCCCTGTCGTCCTGACCAACTGCCTGACCGGGCAGGGCCTGGAGGAGATCGCGACCTTCATCGAGTCCTTCCGCCGGGTCCCGGCGTGA
- a CDS encoding urease accessory protein UreF has translation MSTTVIRAEGASASPVQALLVSLQLTDSAFPSGFYTLSHGLEGYAQAKAVTPEGLPSLLADLLRHSVGPSDATALALAHRAALAGDWDALAETDQRLNASKLNEGLRRAATRTGRQLLDIARECVGGEPLERYASLVAAKRAPGSQAVAAGVAYAAAGVPAEQAVVSDLFAYTASFTGAALRLRLTDHRKAQVVLRGVAPVIEEVAGAALRRELADLGGFVPMADVMSGRHERAEARLFAT, from the coding sequence ATGAGCACCACCGTGATCCGCGCCGAGGGCGCGTCCGCCTCTCCCGTGCAGGCCCTGCTGGTCAGTCTCCAGCTGACCGACTCGGCCTTCCCCAGCGGCTTCTACACCCTCTCGCACGGCCTGGAGGGCTACGCCCAGGCCAAGGCCGTGACCCCCGAGGGCCTGCCGTCGCTGCTGGCCGACCTGCTGCGGCACTCGGTGGGCCCGTCCGACGCCACGGCGCTGGCCCTGGCCCACCGGGCCGCGCTGGCCGGCGACTGGGACGCGCTCGCCGAGACCGACCAGCGGCTGAACGCCTCCAAGCTGAACGAGGGGCTGCGCCGCGCCGCCACCCGTACCGGGCGCCAGCTGCTGGACATCGCCCGCGAGTGCGTCGGCGGGGAGCCGCTGGAGCGGTACGCCTCGCTCGTCGCCGCCAAGCGGGCACCCGGCTCGCAGGCGGTGGCCGCGGGGGTCGCGTACGCGGCGGCGGGCGTCCCGGCCGAACAGGCCGTGGTGAGCGACCTGTTCGCGTACACGGCCAGTTTCACCGGCGCCGCGCTGCGGCTGCGGCTCACGGACCACCGCAAGGCGCAGGTCGTCCTGCGGGGCGTCGCGCCCGTCATCGAGGAAGTGGCGGGCGCGGCCCTGCGCCGCGAACTGGCCGATCTCGGCGGTTTCGTTCCGATGGCCGATGTGATGTCGGGCCGTCACGAGCGGGCCGAGGCGCGGCTGTTCGCGACCTGA
- a CDS encoding sirohydrochlorin chelatase — protein MAAVAPERPGATSGPEVTVVLAGGHEGGAATGALRAGRPLADAVRAALAAAPGPVCVVPMTLGRDPALIADCARALRWLGREEGHGRLVLAAPFATVDHLTAWLRTAALKAVRQSPGTSAVLVTAPAAGPFEDADLFRVARLVRQYGHHRWVEVAFDGGDPDLAEGVERCRRLGADQVALIRAAFAAPAVVPAGVLDVGPLLSDAAVAQVVRARAQEALHRLTHGQDGIAEGLDAEHGHGYAHSHGPGADHDHDHGHGHGPGPAHGHGLSHGHGHPHDREPGHGHPHGGGHGHSPH, from the coding sequence GTGGCCGCCGTAGCACCAGAACGCCCGGGCGCCACGAGCGGGCCGGAGGTCACGGTCGTGCTGGCCGGCGGCCACGAGGGCGGGGCCGCGACCGGGGCCCTCCGCGCCGGCCGGCCGCTGGCCGACGCCGTGCGCGCGGCGCTCGCCGCCGCGCCCGGCCCGGTCTGCGTGGTCCCGATGACGCTGGGGCGCGATCCCGCGCTGATCGCCGACTGCGCCCGCGCCCTGCGCTGGCTGGGCCGGGAGGAGGGGCACGGGCGGCTCGTCCTGGCGGCGCCCTTCGCCACCGTGGACCACCTGACCGCGTGGTTGCGTACCGCCGCGCTCAAGGCGGTGCGCCAATCGCCCGGCACCTCCGCCGTCCTGGTCACCGCGCCGGCCGCCGGGCCGTTCGAGGACGCCGATCTCTTCCGGGTGGCCCGGCTGGTGCGGCAGTACGGTCACCACCGCTGGGTCGAGGTCGCCTTCGACGGGGGCGACCCGGACCTCGCGGAGGGCGTGGAGCGCTGCCGCCGCCTGGGTGCGGACCAAGTCGCCCTGATCCGGGCCGCGTTCGCCGCGCCCGCCGTCGTACCGGCCGGGGTCCTGGACGTCGGTCCGCTGCTGTCGGACGCGGCGGTCGCACAGGTCGTACGGGCCCGTGCGCAGGAGGCGCTGCACCGGCTCACCCACGGGCAGGACGGCATCGCCGAGGGCCTGGACGCCGAGCACGGGCACGGGTACGCGCACTCGCACGGCCCGGGTGCCGACCACGACCACGACCACGGTCACGGTCACGGTCCCGGTCCGGCCCACGGTCACGGCCTCAGCCACGGCCACGGCCACCCGCACGACCGCGAACCCGGCCACGGCCACCCGCACGGCGGCGGCCACGGTCACTCCCCCCACTGA
- the ureC gene encoding urease subunit alpha: protein MAVLSRKQYTDLFGPTVGDRFHLADTNLVVEVEKDHNEGHYGDEAVYGGGKGIRDGMAQDPQATNLQGALDLVITNVVVMDPILGVVKGDLGIKDGFIAGLGKAGNPHTQSGVHPKLVIGPGTEVISGEHLIATAGGIDTHIHFIAPQQAEHGLSNGITTMIGGGTGPSDGTNGTTCTPGPWNIGRMYQAVEDLPVNVGLLGKGNGSLPEALIEQVEAGVCGLKVHEDWGTTPAALSRALDVADSYDVQVAVHTDTLNESGFFEDTRSAIDGRTIHTFHTEGAGGGHAPDIMRVAGEPNVLPSSTNPTLPYTVNSVDELLDMVMVCHHLSHDIPEDVSFADSRVRAETIAAETVLHDEGVISIFSSDSQAMGRIGESWTRAFQTAHHCKDQRGKLDGDTERNDNFRVLRYLAKITINPAIASGTAEHIGSLETGKLADIVLWPIGSFAAKPKMVIKGGLINWALMGDPNASLPTPQPVYYRPMFGAYGKAKQATRVSFMSQAAIDLGVPQRLGLDSRVLPVRHCRTVGKQHMVRNDALPVIEVDPETYKVSLDGVPATIEPARELPLNHLFYLA, encoded by the coding sequence ATGGCCGTCCTGAGCCGCAAGCAGTACACCGACCTGTTCGGTCCGACCGTCGGCGACCGCTTCCACCTGGCGGACACCAATCTGGTCGTCGAGGTCGAGAAGGACCACAACGAGGGCCACTACGGCGACGAGGCCGTCTACGGCGGCGGCAAGGGCATCCGCGACGGCATGGCGCAGGACCCGCAGGCCACCAACCTGCAGGGCGCACTGGACCTGGTCATCACCAACGTCGTGGTCATGGACCCGATCCTCGGCGTGGTCAAGGGCGACCTCGGCATCAAGGACGGGTTCATCGCGGGTCTCGGCAAGGCCGGCAATCCGCACACCCAGTCCGGTGTGCACCCCAAGCTGGTCATCGGCCCGGGCACCGAGGTGATCTCGGGCGAGCACCTGATCGCCACGGCCGGCGGCATCGACACCCACATCCACTTCATCGCCCCTCAGCAGGCCGAGCACGGCCTGTCCAACGGCATCACGACGATGATCGGCGGTGGCACCGGCCCCTCCGACGGCACCAACGGCACCACGTGCACCCCGGGTCCGTGGAACATCGGCCGCATGTACCAGGCGGTCGAGGACCTGCCGGTCAACGTCGGCCTGCTGGGCAAGGGCAACGGCTCGCTCCCGGAGGCGCTGATCGAGCAGGTCGAGGCGGGCGTCTGCGGACTGAAGGTCCACGAGGACTGGGGCACCACCCCGGCCGCGCTCAGCAGGGCCCTGGACGTGGCCGACAGCTACGACGTACAGGTCGCGGTGCACACCGACACCCTGAACGAGTCCGGCTTCTTCGAGGACACCCGCTCGGCGATCGACGGCCGCACCATCCACACCTTCCACACCGAGGGCGCGGGCGGCGGGCACGCCCCCGACATCATGCGCGTGGCGGGCGAGCCCAACGTCCTGCCGTCCTCCACCAACCCGACGCTGCCGTACACGGTGAACTCGGTCGACGAGCTCCTCGACATGGTGATGGTCTGCCACCACCTGTCGCACGACATCCCGGAGGACGTCTCCTTCGCGGACTCCCGCGTGCGCGCCGAGACGATCGCCGCCGAGACGGTGCTGCACGACGAGGGGGTGATCTCGATCTTCTCCTCCGACTCGCAGGCCATGGGCCGCATCGGCGAGTCCTGGACCCGGGCCTTCCAGACCGCGCACCACTGCAAGGACCAGCGCGGCAAGCTCGACGGCGACACCGAGCGCAACGACAACTTCCGCGTGCTGCGCTACCTGGCCAAGATCACGATCAACCCGGCCATCGCCTCGGGCACGGCCGAGCACATCGGCTCCCTGGAGACCGGCAAGCTCGCCGACATCGTGCTGTGGCCGATCGGCTCCTTCGCCGCCAAGCCGAAAATGGTCATCAAGGGCGGACTGATCAACTGGGCACTGATGGGCGACCCGAACGCCTCGCTGCCGACCCCGCAACCGGTGTACTACCGGCCGATGTTCGGCGCGTACGGCAAGGCGAAGCAGGCCACCCGCGTCTCCTTCATGTCGCAGGCCGCGATCGACCTCGGCGTACCGCAGAGGCTCGGCCTGGACAGCAGGGTCCTGCCGGTCAGGCACTGCCGTACGGTCGGCAAGCAGCACATGGTCCGCAACGACGCGCTGCCCGTGATCGAGGTGGACCCGGAGACGTACAAGGTCAGCCTGGACGGGGTACCGGCCACTATCGAGCCGGCCCGCGAACTCCCGCTGAACCACCTGTTCTACCTGGCATGA
- a CDS encoding urease subunit beta, translating into MSGGAKYLYGEGSVEINAGRRKAKVTVSNTGDRAVQVGSHYHFFEVNRALDFDRNAAYGMHLDLPAGTGVRFEPGDTREVELTAYSGHGRLIGFSSLVDGGLGSTDTRIRALRRAVELGFKGARIEDVHTETAPRAAGAGDGDGSRAEDGKKKNKTHKKGSN; encoded by the coding sequence ATGTCCGGTGGCGCCAAATACCTCTACGGAGAAGGCTCCGTAGAGATCAACGCCGGCCGCCGCAAGGCCAAGGTCACCGTGTCCAACACGGGTGACCGCGCGGTCCAGGTCGGCTCTCACTACCACTTCTTCGAGGTCAACCGGGCCCTCGACTTCGACCGCAACGCCGCCTACGGCATGCACCTCGACCTCCCCGCGGGCACCGGCGTGCGCTTCGAGCCCGGCGACACCCGCGAGGTCGAGCTCACCGCGTACAGCGGCCACGGCCGGCTGATCGGCTTCAGTTCGCTCGTCGACGGCGGCCTCGGCTCCACCGACACCCGCATCCGCGCCCTGCGCCGGGCGGTCGAGCTCGGCTTCAAGGGCGCCCGCATCGAGGACGTCCACACCGAGACCGCGCCCCGCGCGGCCGGCGCCGGAGACGGTGACGGGTCCAGGGCCGAAGACGGCAAGAAGAAGAACAAGACCCACAAGAAGGGATCGAACTGA
- a CDS encoding YoaK family protein encodes MTPTPRRRGILRPLAALLFPPGPDGAQSPHGVLPPLLIVLTFVSGVVDAVSYLGLDHVFVANMTGNVVFLGFAIAGDRSLSAPDSLLALGAFLAGASAAGRLRRTTEAARMFAPLVAAQTVLVGGALALSATGGGPAGVIALLALGMGLQNAVVHRLAVPDLTTTVVTRALTGLAADPWGPAPLRRLVTVVALLLGALAGALLTLRHGSEWALVLAVVLLGCVACSRTWEGARRRP; translated from the coding sequence ATGACCCCCACACCTCGGCGACGCGGGATCCTGCGGCCGCTGGCCGCGCTGCTGTTCCCGCCGGGGCCGGACGGCGCGCAGTCGCCGCACGGGGTGCTGCCGCCCCTGCTGATCGTCCTCACGTTCGTCAGCGGTGTGGTCGACGCGGTGAGCTACCTGGGGCTCGACCACGTCTTCGTGGCCAACATGACGGGCAACGTGGTCTTCCTCGGCTTCGCGATCGCCGGGGACCGGTCCCTGTCCGCCCCTGACTCCCTGCTGGCCCTGGGCGCCTTCCTGGCCGGGGCCTCGGCCGCCGGCCGACTGCGGCGGACCACCGAGGCCGCCCGGATGTTCGCGCCGCTGGTGGCGGCGCAGACCGTGCTGGTCGGCGGTGCGCTGGCGCTGTCCGCGACCGGCGGTGGACCGGCCGGCGTGATCGCCCTGCTCGCGCTCGGCATGGGCCTGCAGAACGCCGTGGTGCACCGGCTCGCCGTCCCCGACCTGACCACCACCGTGGTCACCAGGGCCCTGACCGGGCTGGCGGCCGACCCGTGGGGGCCGGCGCCGCTACGACGCCTCGTGACGGTCGTGGCCCTGCTGCTCGGAGCGCTCGCCGGAGCTCTGCTGACACTGCGTCACGGCTCGGAGTGGGCACTGGTCCTGGCCGTGGTCCTGCTGGGCTGTGTGGCCTGCTCCCGGACGTGGGAGGGCGCCCGGCGGCGACCCTGA